TATTTGCCTGACTTCCTGAATGTGGTTGAACATTAGCATGTTGGGAGTGAAATAGTTTTTTTGCTCTTTCTATTGCAATTGTTTCAACAATATCAACAAATTTACATCCCCCATAATATCTGTGTCCGGGATATCCTTCTGCATATTTATTGGTAAAAACAGAACCAACAACTTTTAGAACATTTTTACTAACAATATTCTCAGAAGGAATTAAATTTATTGTTTCTCTTTGTTTTTTTGTTTCTCCAACCAGCGCTTTATAAATTTCAGGGTCAAATTTTTTTAGCATCTTCAATCTCCTTTAATGATAAATATGAAAAATCAGCAAAATGACTGAACAATTGATTTATTTTATTTAAAAGTGAAAGTCGGTTATTTCTTAATTTTTCATCAGGACTCATAACAAGAACTTCATCAAAAAAATTATCAACTATATCTCTCCACTCAGCAAATGTATTCAATAAAGCAGAAAAATTATTTTCTTCATTCAATTTTAAATATTTCTCTTTTTGTTTTTTATAAAATTCATAAAGTTTTTTTTCTTCATCTTCAACAAGTAAATTCTCATCAAATTGTCCAAAACTAATTTTCCTTTCTCCTGCTTGTTTTAAAATATTTGCAATTCTTACAAATGGGACAAAAACATCAATCCCTTTTTCTGTTTTTAAAAATTCCTTTAATGCATCTATTTTTTTTCTCAAAGTCAATAAATTTTCTTTTTCAACTGAAATAACTGATTTTCTTATTCCTGGTATAATATCTTCAACTGCAAGAAGGTTATCCACCCGTTGTAAAAAGAAATTTAAGATTTTTTCTACTATTTTTTCTTCATTGTTATTAAAAACAAAAAGAGCTTCTTTTATACTTTCTTTTAATGGGAAATTTAATTCTTTTTTCCATATTATCTCTATTATACCGTTTGCCATTTTTTTTAGTCCATATGGGTCAGTACTTGCAGTTGGTTCAATTCCTTCAATTATAAAACATACAAGTGTTTCTAACTTATCAATGATTGAAACAATACATCCTTCTTTAAATTCAGGGATTTTATCTCCTGTAAATTCTGGTAAATAATGTTCTTCTATAGAAAGAGAAATAACTTTTTCATAGCCCTCTTTTTCAGCATAAATTCTCCCAATAACTCCCTGTAATTCGGGAAACTCTGTAACCATTAAAGTTGCAAGATCATTTTTACATAATGAAATAATTTCTTTTATATTTTTTTCTTCTGTCTCACTTATATCTAATTTTTCTTTCAGGCATTCAAAAATTTTTTGAAGTCGTTCAACTCTTTCATATATTGAACCCCATTTTGGGTGAAAGACAATTTTTTTTAAATCATCTAAATATAGTTTCAATGGCTTTTGTGTATCCATTTTAATGAAAAAGTTTGCATCTTCAAGTTTATTGATTATTACACTTTCATAATTTGTTTTTATTTCTTCTTTGTCAACTCCATCAAGAACTATTATAAATTTATTATATAAACTACTGTCAGAAGTAAAAAGAGGAATACATTTCAATTTTTTTATAACGACTTCTTTTACTCTATCAGGAATACCCTTATATTTTTCAGAAATTTCTCCTATTTTTAAGATTGGATATTCAACTAAATTTGATATATTCTTTACCAAATTTTCATCATATCTACATTGAAATGGCAATGAATTTTTTATTTTTTCTTCAATAAATTTTTCTCTTACATTCTGGTCAAAAATCACAAAATTTTTAAGCATCTTATCAGGATATTCTTTTATGTGTTTAATTTTTATTTTTTTAGGAGATAGAACTCTATGACCAGAAGTAAAATTTGAACTTTTAATATTTCCATATTTTATTGGAATTGTTTTATTATCAAATAAAGATAATATAGACCTTATGGGTCTTATAAATTTTATGTTTTCTTCATTCCAGTTCATTGACCTTGGGATTTCAATTTTTTTAAGAGAGGTTAAGAAAATATCAGGAAGAAGTTTATATGTTTTATTCCCTTTTTCTTTTTTTATCGCTACCAGAACCTTTTTATTATTTTTTTCTTTTATTTTTAATTGATTAACTTTTACATTTTGGCTCTCTGCAAATTTTATTGCTGGTAAAGTATATTTTCCATTTTTATCAATTCCAATATCTGCTGGGGGACCTGAAATTTCTGCAATATAGTCGTTTTGAAAAGGTGAGACATTTTTTCCATATAAAATAATTCTTCTATTTGTATAAAAAAGAGAAATTTCCTCAAAATTAATTCTTTTTTCTTTAATTTCTCTTGTAAAAACAGGGATAAAATT
This DNA window, taken from bacterium, encodes the following:
- the glyS gene encoding glycine--tRNA ligase subunit beta, with amino-acid sequence MSYFIIEIGCEDLPEWIGEYFKENFIPVFTREIKEKRINFEEISLFYTNRRIILYGKNVSPFQNDYIAEISGPPADIGIDKNGKYTLPAIKFAESQNVKVNQLKIKEKNNKKVLVAIKKEKGNKTYKLLPDIFLTSLKKIEIPRSMNWNEENIKFIRPIRSILSLFDNKTIPIKYGNIKSSNFTSGHRVLSPKKIKIKHIKEYPDKMLKNFVIFDQNVREKFIEEKIKNSLPFQCRYDENLVKNISNLVEYPILKIGEISEKYKGIPDRVKEVVIKKLKCIPLFTSDSSLYNKFIIVLDGVDKEEIKTNYESVIINKLEDANFFIKMDTQKPLKLYLDDLKKIVFHPKWGSIYERVERLQKIFECLKEKLDISETEEKNIKEIISLCKNDLATLMVTEFPELQGVIGRIYAEKEGYEKVISLSIEEHYLPEFTGDKIPEFKEGCIVSIIDKLETLVCFIIEGIEPTASTDPYGLKKMANGIIEIIWKKELNFPLKESIKEALFVFNNNEEKIVEKILNFFLQRVDNLLAVEDIIPGIRKSVISVEKENLLTLRKKIDALKEFLKTEKGIDVFVPFVRIANILKQAGERKISFGQFDENLLVEDEEKKLYEFYKKQKEKYLKLNEENNFSALLNTFAEWRDIVDNFFDEVLVMSPDEKLRNNRLSLLNKINQLFSHFADFSYLSLKEIEDAKKI